GCTGCATGCCCATTCGTGGGTGGAAGCGTATATACCCGAGGTGGGCTGGATTGCCTTCGAGCCGACGCCCGGCTACGCGGACCGTTTAGGTGCAGTGTCAGCGTTGGCAGTTGACACGGCCGCATCGAGGGATGAACTCGGCAGCGCGGCACCGGCATGGTGGCAAGGGCCGGCGTCGATCCTGATCACGCAAGTGAGCAAGGAGGTGGAGCAGATGGAAGGAGATTGGTTGACCCGGGTACACAAATGGACACAAGAACAATACAACGAATGGCTATCCAAATTGCCGGATGATATCAGCGGAGTACAGCTTGCGATCATCACATCAGCGGTTTGTGCACTGATCATCTTAGGCTTCATCGCCCGGCGCCCCCTGCGGATGATGCTGTTGCAACGGCGGATTGACCAGCGGATCCGCGGGATGGAACGCCGCGGCGGCACCTTGGCTGTGCTGGAGCTGCTGTGGCAGGATGTGATGCGCAGACACGGGACGCTTAAGCCGGGACAGACCCTGCGCGAGTATGTGCTTGCCCTGCCTCTTCGTACAGAAGAACAGCGGCAAGCACTCATCGAGCTGGCTCATCTGTATGAAACGGTTCGTTATGATGAAAGGCTGCCGGCACGCATCTCCCGCTCGCGGATGAGCAGGCTTTGGCGCGCGGCGCTCGGCTGATGGACTTATTTTGCTGCATGAGAACAGGAATGAGGAATGGGGCATGATGCTGCAGCAAAATTCTGGTAAGTGATGCCAATGCATGATGCTGGAGTAGTACAAGATGCTGGAGTACGATGCTAGTACAAGATGCTGGTGATGCTGATGCGGCGCTGTTTTCTTGACGTTGGCAAATGCCTTTCTATATAATGATGTCATTCGATCACGAGCCGCATGTGCGGAGGAATATAGATATGGGAGGACGCGTATGAACAAGCCGGAAGAATTGATCCTGGTACTGGATTTCGGCGGCCAGTACAATCAGTTAATCGCCCGTCGCATTAGAGATCTAGGTGTGTACTGTGAGCTCGTCTCGTATAAAACCTCTGCGGAGAAGATCGCTGCGATGAATCCGCGCGGGATTATTTTCTCAGGGGGGCCGGCCAGCGTATACAGCGAGCATGCGCCGCTGGTCGATGAAGGGATCTACGAGCTGGGGATTCCGATCCTTGGGATCTGCTACGGGATGCAGATGATGGCACATCAACTGAAAGGACGAGTTGAACGCGCGGACAAGCGGGAGTACGGCAAGGCCGTCGTTGAGTTCGCCCCGCACAGCCAACTGACCCAGGGCATGGATTCGCAGCAGCAGGTCTGGATGAGCCACAGCGATCGTGTGACTGAACTGCCGGAGGGATTCATCATCGATGCGCGCAGCGAGCATGCGCCGGTTGCAGCGATGAGCGATCCGAAGCGGAAGTTCTACGCTGTTCAATTCCATCCAGAAGTGCAGCATACAGCGAATGGCCATGAGATGCTGAAGAATTTCCTGTTCAATATCTGCGGCTGCAAAGGCAACTGGACGATGGGCACCTTCATCGAGGATACGATTCAGGAGATCCGCCGGCAAGTCGGCGACCGCAAGGTGCTGTGTGCGCTGAGCGGCGGCGTGGATTCCTCGGTGGTGGCGGTGCTGGTGCACAAGGCGATCGGCGAACAGCTGACCTGCATGTTCATCGATCATGGCTTGCTGCGCAAAGGCGAAGCGGAGAGCGTCATGGAAACCTTCGCCGGCAAGTTCGATATGAACGTGATCAAGATTGATGCGAGCGAGCGTTTCTTAAGCAAGCTGCGCGGAGTGGAAGACCCGGAACAGAAGCGCAAGATCATCGGCAACGAATTCGTCTACTGCTTCCAGGAGGAATCCGCGAAGCTCGGGCAGTTCGATTTCTTGGCGCAGGGGACGTTGTATACGGATATTATCGAGAGCGGCACGGATACAGCACAGACGATCAAATCCCATCACAACGTGGGCGGTCTTCCGGAAGATATTCAGTTCGAGTTGGTCGAACCGCTGAAGGCGTTGTTCAAGGACGAAGTTCGCAAAGTCGGCGAAGAATTGGGTTTGCCGCATGAGATCGTATGGCGTCAGCCGTTCCCGGGACCGGGGCTGGCGATCCGCGTGATCGGCGAAGTGACGGAGGACAAGCTGAAGATCGTACGCGAATCCGATGCGATCCTCAGAGAGGAGATTGCCAAGGCGGGGCTGGACCGCGAGATCTGGCAGTATTTTACCACGCTGCCGAATATGAAGAGCGTCGGTGTGATGGGTGATGAACGGACATACTCCTATACCGTCGGCATCCGTGCGGTGACCTCGATCGACGGCATGACCGCCGATTGGGCGCGCATCCCTTGGGATGTATTGGAGCGGATCTCCATACGCATCGTCAACGAAGTGGACAACGTTAACCGCGTCGTCTACGACATCACATCGAAACCGCCG
This genomic window from Insulibacter thermoxylanivorax contains:
- the guaA gene encoding glutamine-hydrolyzing GMP synthase; translated protein: MNKPEELILVLDFGGQYNQLIARRIRDLGVYCELVSYKTSAEKIAAMNPRGIIFSGGPASVYSEHAPLVDEGIYELGIPILGICYGMQMMAHQLKGRVERADKREYGKAVVEFAPHSQLTQGMDSQQQVWMSHSDRVTELPEGFIIDARSEHAPVAAMSDPKRKFYAVQFHPEVQHTANGHEMLKNFLFNICGCKGNWTMGTFIEDTIQEIRRQVGDRKVLCALSGGVDSSVVAVLVHKAIGEQLTCMFIDHGLLRKGEAESVMETFAGKFDMNVIKIDASERFLSKLRGVEDPEQKRKIIGNEFVYCFQEESAKLGQFDFLAQGTLYTDIIESGTDTAQTIKSHHNVGGLPEDIQFELVEPLKALFKDEVRKVGEELGLPHEIVWRQPFPGPGLAIRVIGEVTEDKLKIVRESDAILREEIAKAGLDREIWQYFTTLPNMKSVGVMGDERTYSYTVGIRAVTSIDGMTADWARIPWDVLERISIRIVNEVDNVNRVVYDITSKPPATIEWE